A genomic stretch from Candidatus Baltobacteraceae bacterium includes:
- the rplD gene encoding 50S ribosomal protein L4 has product MAALTAAKTPKALLDESLAYKGNSIFRAIFREQANIRAGTASTKKRDEVRGGGRKPWRQKGTGRARQGSIRSPQWRHGGVVFGPQPRSFETDLNKKERRLALAAALADRFKNAAVSILDPAALTTDKTADLAILLFGTAKAAKTGPRTLVVFEQHEQNVGARLQRAGANLRKLGITHSGSLDVTDVIGCARLIFTQAAYEKLSAALGGVE; this is encoded by the coding sequence ATGGCCGCACTCACAGCCGCAAAAACGCCGAAGGCGCTCCTCGATGAGAGCCTCGCATATAAAGGTAACTCGATTTTCCGCGCCATTTTCCGCGAGCAAGCCAACATTCGGGCGGGAACGGCGTCGACCAAGAAACGCGACGAGGTCCGCGGTGGCGGACGCAAACCGTGGCGTCAAAAAGGTACCGGACGCGCGCGCCAAGGCTCGATTCGCTCGCCGCAGTGGCGTCACGGTGGTGTCGTCTTCGGACCGCAACCGCGTTCGTTCGAAACCGACCTCAACAAGAAAGAACGCCGGCTCGCACTCGCAGCCGCGCTTGCCGATCGTTTCAAGAACGCCGCGGTCTCGATACTCGATCCCGCAGCCCTGACCACGGACAAGACGGCGGACTTAGCCATTCTGCTCTTCGGTACGGCAAAAGCGGCGAAGACCGGTCCCCGTACGCTGGTCGTTTTCGAACAGCACGAGCAAAATGTCGGTGCGCGTTTGCAGCGCGCCGGTGCGAACCTGCGCAAGCTCGGCATCACGCATTCCGGATCGCTCGACGTCACCGACGTGATCGGATGCGCGCGATTGATCTTCACCCAAGCCGCGTACGAGAAGTTGAGCGCGGCGCTCGGGGGAGTCGAGTGA
- the tuf gene encoding elongation factor Tu, with amino-acid sequence MAKAKFERSKPHVNIGTTGHIDHGKTTLTAAIINCLATENANIAKRSVDDIDNAPEEKERGITIAISHQEYETKARHYAHVDCPGHADYIKNMITGAAQMDGAILVVSATDGPMPQTREHILLMQQVGVKYIVVFLNKVDMVDDAELLDLVELEVRELLSKYEYPGDDIPFVRGSALKALQSSGKREDADAKPIFDLMEKVDEYIPTPERALDKPFLMPVEDVFTITGRGTVGTGRVERGQVKVGEEVEIVGLTAETRKSVVTGIEMFRKLLDTGIAGDNIGVLLRGVERTDIERGQVLAKPGSIKPHTKFAAEVYVLSKEEGGRHTPFFANYRPQFYFRTTDVTGTIALPDGVEMVMPGDNVTMNVELITPIACEEGLRFAIREGGRTVGAGVVTAIQV; translated from the coding sequence ATGGCGAAAGCGAAATTCGAACGGTCGAAACCACACGTCAACATCGGCACCACGGGTCATATCGACCATGGCAAGACGACGCTCACGGCGGCGATCATCAATTGCTTGGCAACCGAGAATGCCAACATTGCGAAGCGCAGCGTCGATGACATCGACAACGCTCCCGAAGAGAAAGAGCGTGGTATCACGATCGCGATTTCGCACCAGGAGTACGAGACGAAAGCGCGTCATTACGCGCACGTCGATTGCCCGGGTCATGCCGACTACATCAAAAACATGATCACCGGCGCGGCTCAAATGGACGGCGCGATCCTGGTTGTCTCCGCAACGGACGGCCCGATGCCGCAAACGCGCGAGCACATCTTGTTAATGCAGCAAGTCGGCGTGAAATATATCGTCGTCTTCCTCAACAAAGTCGACATGGTCGACGATGCCGAGCTTCTCGATCTCGTCGAGCTCGAAGTTCGCGAACTGCTCTCGAAGTACGAGTATCCCGGCGACGACATTCCGTTCGTCCGCGGCTCGGCTCTTAAGGCGCTCCAATCGAGCGGCAAGCGTGAAGACGCGGATGCCAAACCAATCTTCGATCTCATGGAAAAGGTCGACGAATATATCCCGACGCCGGAGCGCGCACTCGACAAGCCGTTCTTGATGCCGGTCGAAGACGTGTTCACGATCACCGGCCGCGGAACGGTCGGAACGGGACGCGTCGAGCGCGGTCAAGTCAAGGTTGGCGAGGAAGTCGAGATCGTCGGTCTCACCGCCGAGACGCGCAAGTCCGTCGTCACCGGAATCGAAATGTTCCGCAAGCTGCTTGACACCGGTATTGCCGGCGACAACATCGGCGTGCTGCTGCGCGGCGTGGAACGTACCGACATCGAGCGCGGTCAGGTTCTCGCGAAGCCCGGCTCGATCAAACCGCACACCAAGTTCGCGGCCGAGGTTTACGTCCTCTCCAAAGAAGAGGGCGGACGCCACACGCCGTTCTTTGCAAACTATCGTCCGCAGTTTTACTTCCGCACGACCGACGTAACCGGAACGATCGCGCTTCCGGACGGGGTCGAGATGGTAATGCCCGGCGACAACGTTACGATGAACGTCGAGCTGATCACGCCGATCGCGTGCGAGGAAGGCCTGCGCTTCGCAATCCGCGAGGGTGGCCGCACGGTCGGCGCGGGCGTCGTCACAGCGATCCAGGTTTAA
- a CDS encoding nicotinamidase, protein MSVGAHDALIVVDIQNDFLPGGSLAVGDGARVIAPINAMMPKFPAVYATRDWHPREHRFFRRYGGPWPDHCIAGTRGAEFDERLARRYVDVVISKGIDPQTDGYSGFAATALEEDLRARGVERVFVCGLATDYCVKATALDARHAGFETFVISDAIAAVNVSPGDEAAAIDQLRAAGVEFVESTSI, encoded by the coding sequence ATGAGCGTCGGCGCGCACGACGCGCTGATCGTCGTTGACATACAAAATGACTTTCTCCCAGGCGGGAGCCTCGCGGTCGGCGATGGCGCTCGCGTGATCGCGCCGATCAACGCGATGATGCCGAAGTTCCCCGCCGTCTACGCAACGCGCGATTGGCATCCACGCGAGCATCGCTTCTTCCGACGCTACGGCGGACCGTGGCCCGACCATTGTATCGCGGGGACGCGAGGCGCCGAGTTCGATGAACGACTCGCGCGTCGATACGTCGACGTCGTGATCTCGAAAGGCATCGATCCGCAAACGGATGGCTACTCCGGCTTCGCAGCCACGGCGCTCGAAGAGGATTTGCGCGCACGCGGCGTCGAGCGCGTCTTCGTGTGCGGACTTGCAACCGATTATTGCGTCAAGGCGACGGCGCTTGATGCCAGGCACGCCGGATTCGAGACATTCGTTATTAGCGATGCGATCGCGGCCGTCAACGTTAGCCCCGGTGACGAAGCGGCGGCGATCGACCAGCTACGCGCGGCCGGTGTCGAGTTCGTGGAAAGCACGAGCATATAG
- a CDS encoding acyl-CoA dehydrogenase family protein: MQATRTRPIDFYNIDSFLTPEQRQIRDTIRDFVDERVAPVIDAAWLEGRFPSELTAELAALGVFGATLPEEYGCAGLDNIAYGLCMQELERGDSGLRSFASVQGALVMYPIYAFGSEEQRRRWLPALAKGEKIGCFGLTEPDFGSNPAGMLTRARHKGGSWILSGSKMWITNGSRADVAVVWAKTDDGDESSIRGFLVERGSRGFSARDQKGKHSLRASDTSELVFDEVELAEDAVLPKSGGLKSPLMCLTQARYGIAWGAIGAAMACFEQAVEYSKTREVFGVPLGAKQLQQEKLAEMLTAITGAQLIAYHLGRLKDAGTYTPQQVSLAKRNNVDVACDVARTARRMLGANGILAEYSPMRHMANLESVYTYEGTHDVHGLILGQAVTGFNAF; encoded by the coding sequence ATGCAAGCAACGCGAACCCGTCCGATCGACTTCTACAATATCGATTCGTTCTTGACGCCCGAGCAGCGTCAGATCCGCGACACGATCCGTGACTTTGTCGACGAACGCGTAGCTCCGGTCATCGATGCGGCATGGCTCGAGGGACGGTTCCCAAGCGAGCTGACCGCGGAGCTCGCGGCACTCGGCGTGTTTGGCGCGACGCTGCCGGAAGAATACGGGTGCGCGGGACTCGACAACATCGCGTACGGGCTGTGCATGCAAGAGCTCGAGCGCGGGGATTCCGGTTTGCGATCGTTCGCAAGCGTGCAAGGCGCGCTCGTCATGTATCCGATCTACGCGTTCGGAAGCGAAGAGCAACGCCGCCGCTGGCTGCCCGCGCTCGCGAAAGGCGAAAAGATCGGCTGTTTCGGCCTCACCGAGCCGGACTTCGGATCGAATCCGGCTGGGATGCTGACGCGCGCGCGGCACAAGGGCGGTTCGTGGATTCTCTCCGGCTCGAAGATGTGGATCACCAACGGCTCGCGTGCGGACGTCGCGGTCGTGTGGGCAAAAACCGACGACGGCGACGAATCATCGATTCGCGGTTTTCTCGTCGAGCGCGGGTCACGCGGATTCAGCGCACGGGATCAAAAAGGCAAGCATTCACTGCGTGCGTCCGATACCAGCGAGTTAGTCTTCGATGAAGTCGAGCTTGCAGAAGACGCGGTCTTACCAAAAAGTGGAGGCCTGAAATCGCCCCTGATGTGTCTCACACAAGCGCGGTACGGAATTGCGTGGGGCGCGATCGGCGCCGCGATGGCGTGTTTCGAGCAAGCCGTCGAATACAGCAAGACGCGCGAAGTTTTCGGCGTACCGCTCGGTGCAAAGCAGCTGCAACAAGAAAAACTGGCCGAGATGCTGACGGCGATAACGGGCGCGCAGCTGATTGCATATCACCTCGGCCGTCTCAAAGATGCGGGCACGTACACGCCGCAGCAAGTCAGTTTGGCGAAGCGCAACAACGTCGACGTGGCGTGCGACGTCGCGCGCACGGCGCGCCGCATGCTTGGCGCAAACGGGATCCTCGCCGAGTACAGCCCGATGCGTCACATGGCAAACCTGGAATCGGTCTACACGTACGAAGGCACGCATGACGTACACGGACTGATTTTGGGTCAGGCGGTAACCGGCTTCAACGCCTTCTGA
- the rplP gene encoding 50S ribosomal protein L16, whose protein sequence is MLTPKRVKWRKVQRGRMSGKAQTGNTLTFGDWGLKALEPCWMTNRQIEAARVALTRHIKRGGKVWIKVFPDKPVTKKPAEVRMGSGKGNPEGWVAVVRPGRILFELAGVDAATGRRALQLAAAKLPIATKIVARTDEAVTV, encoded by the coding sequence ATGCTGACTCCTAAGCGCGTCAAATGGCGCAAAGTTCAGCGCGGACGCATGAGCGGAAAAGCGCAAACCGGCAACACGCTGACGTTCGGTGATTGGGGGCTCAAAGCGCTCGAGCCGTGCTGGATGACGAATCGTCAGATTGAAGCTGCACGTGTTGCGCTCACGCGTCACATCAAGCGCGGCGGAAAAGTCTGGATCAAAGTGTTTCCCGATAAACCGGTGACGAAAAAGCCGGCCGAAGTTCGCATGGGCTCGGGCAAAGGTAATCCGGAGGGCTGGGTTGCGGTCGTGCGTCCCGGCCGGATTCTGTTCGAGCTTGCCGGCGTCGATGCAGCAACGGGGCGCCGTGCACTGCAGCTGGCCGCGGCCAAGCTCCCGATTGCAACCAAAATCGTGGCGCGCACCGACGAGGCGGTGACGGTATGA
- the rpsJ gene encoding 30S ribosomal protein S10, which yields MAKQKIRIRLKAYDHRVLDQSAERIVETAKRTGAFVSGPVPLPTEINRFCVNRSPHVDKKSREHFEMRTHKRLIDILQASPKTMDALMHLDLPAGVDIELKA from the coding sequence ATGGCGAAGCAGAAAATTCGAATTCGTTTAAAAGCCTATGATCATCGCGTCCTGGATCAGTCCGCCGAGCGGATTGTCGAGACGGCGAAGCGTACCGGCGCATTCGTTAGCGGACCGGTGCCGCTTCCGACCGAGATCAATCGCTTTTGCGTGAACCGTTCACCGCACGTCGACAAGAAAAGCCGCGAGCACTTTGAGATGCGCACCCATAAGCGCCTCATCGACATCTTGCAAGCCTCGCCCAAGACGATGGATGCGCTGATGCACCTCGACTTGCCGGCTGGTGTCGACATCGAACTGAAGGCCTAG
- a CDS encoding cytosine permease, with product MGSEERHGRPRDLFGLWFAANAETATWSVGVLALALYGTTLPAAIAGIVAGNVLGYAILALLSMLGPRYGLPQMMQSRLAFGILGNVFPAVLAFLAGVGWFAVNCVLGAYALGTLTHLPYLIALGIMLLIQVAIVVYGYNMLAHFERITAFALLGGFCVLGAATIRHSQWSAPFNVHAPMSQGGETGGAIMAFALAFSYVVGWAPAASDYSRYLPQTASARSIWIWVFFGGFIPSTILEVMGAATVTALPGIDLSTLQPTAAIPLLLGSGVAAFFGLLTIVLGTLTANCLNLYSGALSALAAGVRVPRWLAAVLIGTIGGTLAILGSQPQKTAETYTNFLLLLATWAAPWAGVVIALWWRTRSQPVESARAFALRPLVRNGFLAWIAGIVASIPFLDQAWFTGWVARANPQLGDISYVVGMFAAGGAMLALRRR from the coding sequence ATCGGATCTGAAGAACGGCACGGTAGACCGCGCGATCTCTTCGGACTCTGGTTTGCTGCGAATGCGGAGACCGCTACATGGTCGGTCGGCGTTCTCGCGCTCGCGTTGTACGGCACGACGCTACCGGCTGCAATCGCCGGGATCGTCGCAGGTAACGTGCTCGGCTACGCGATTCTCGCACTTCTTTCGATGCTTGGACCTCGCTACGGATTGCCTCAAATGATGCAGTCGCGCCTGGCGTTCGGAATACTCGGGAATGTCTTCCCGGCGGTCCTCGCGTTTCTCGCCGGCGTCGGGTGGTTCGCCGTCAATTGCGTCCTCGGCGCATACGCACTCGGTACGCTTACGCACTTGCCGTATCTCATTGCACTGGGCATCATGCTTTTGATTCAGGTTGCAATTGTCGTGTACGGCTACAACATGCTTGCCCATTTCGAGCGCATCACTGCCTTTGCGCTGCTCGGTGGTTTCTGTGTGCTCGGCGCCGCGACGATACGACACTCCCAATGGAGCGCGCCGTTTAACGTGCATGCGCCAATGTCGCAGGGCGGCGAAACCGGGGGCGCCATTATGGCATTCGCGCTCGCGTTCTCGTATGTCGTCGGATGGGCACCCGCGGCATCCGATTACTCACGCTATCTGCCCCAGACCGCAAGTGCGCGCTCGATATGGATATGGGTGTTTTTCGGTGGTTTCATCCCGAGCACGATTCTCGAAGTTATGGGAGCCGCGACGGTTACTGCTTTACCCGGAATAGACTTGAGCACGCTCCAGCCCACCGCGGCGATTCCGCTCTTGCTCGGCAGCGGAGTTGCGGCTTTCTTTGGGCTCCTGACCATTGTGCTCGGGACGTTGACGGCAAACTGTTTGAACCTCTACTCGGGCGCACTCAGCGCGCTTGCAGCGGGCGTTCGCGTCCCGCGCTGGCTGGCCGCCGTTCTTATCGGAACGATCGGCGGCACACTCGCGATCCTCGGCTCGCAACCCCAGAAAACAGCAGAAACCTACACGAACTTTCTGCTGTTGCTTGCGACGTGGGCGGCGCCGTGGGCCGGCGTCGTCATCGCCCTGTGGTGGCGGACGCGCTCGCAGCCGGTTGAATCCGCACGCGCATTTGCTCTGCGACCGCTGGTGCGCAATGGATTTCTGGCATGGATCGCCGGCATCGTTGCCTCGATTCCGTTTCTGGATCAGGCGTGGTTTACGGGCTGGGTCGCACGCGCCAATCCGCAACTCGGCGACATCTCCTACGTCGTCGGAATGTTCGCCGCCGGTGGCGCAATGCTCGCACTCAGAAGGCGTTGA
- the rplC gene encoding 50S ribosomal protein L3 — MKNIIGRKVGMTSVFTEDGRSVGVTVIEAGPCTIVQRKTKEHDGYDAVALGFGNIRKRSLTRALEGHFKKNGVEPRRVVREFRTNIDGAEVGQTITVDGFAAGDRVDIIGVSKGHGFSGGIKRWNFSGGGASHGSMIHRQPASNGDTNAGHTVRGSHRPGHFGVDTTTTQNIEIVRADTERNLLLVRGAVPGPINGVVVVTQTVKR; from the coding sequence GTGAAAAACATCATCGGACGAAAAGTAGGCATGACGAGCGTGTTCACCGAGGACGGCCGTTCAGTTGGTGTTACCGTCATCGAAGCCGGTCCGTGCACGATCGTGCAGCGTAAGACGAAAGAGCATGACGGTTACGATGCCGTCGCGCTCGGCTTTGGGAATATTCGCAAGCGCTCGCTCACGCGCGCTCTCGAAGGACACTTCAAGAAGAACGGCGTCGAGCCGCGCCGCGTGGTGCGCGAGTTTCGCACCAATATCGACGGCGCAGAGGTCGGTCAGACCATAACCGTCGACGGCTTTGCGGCCGGCGATCGCGTCGACATCATCGGCGTGTCAAAAGGCCACGGTTTCTCCGGCGGTATCAAGCGCTGGAACTTCAGTGGTGGCGGAGCGAGCCACGGCTCGATGATCCACCGTCAGCCGGCCTCGAACGGTGACACCAACGCCGGGCACACCGTGCGCGGCAGCCATCGTCCCGGACACTTCGGTGTCGATACCACGACGACCCAAAATATCGAGATCGTCCGCGCCGACACCGAACGCAATTTGCTGCTCGTCCGTGGAGCGGTCCCCGGACCGATCAACGGCGTCGTCGTCGTAACCCAAACGGTGAAACGCTAA
- the rplV gene encoding 50S ribosomal protein L22 translates to MSATPATDRTEAVAHLRFARMGPRKLRRVADAIRGKSVKEALVLLRFSGVFASAPIEKLLRSAAANAENNHNMSGDDLYVRRIMVDGGPGGRFTKRIDPRAQGRAAFKRRRMSHVTIVVGERPAQSARRRGGAAVISTSQKPRRAAAAASASSGSKKKSAPKKRAASRKKANA, encoded by the coding sequence ATGAGCGCTACACCCGCAACCGACCGCACCGAAGCCGTGGCGCATTTGCGCTTCGCGCGGATGGGTCCGCGCAAGCTCCGTCGCGTCGCCGATGCAATTCGAGGGAAGAGCGTCAAAGAAGCGCTCGTGCTGCTGCGTTTCTCGGGCGTATTTGCATCCGCCCCGATCGAGAAGCTGCTTCGCAGCGCCGCAGCAAACGCCGAGAACAATCACAACATGTCAGGCGACGATTTGTACGTGCGCCGGATCATGGTTGACGGTGGCCCGGGCGGCCGCTTCACCAAACGCATCGATCCGCGCGCGCAGGGCCGCGCCGCGTTCAAACGCCGCCGCATGTCGCATGTGACGATCGTCGTGGGTGAGCGTCCCGCGCAATCCGCACGCCGCAGGGGCGGCGCGGCGGTCATCAGCACTTCGCAGAAGCCGCGACGCGCGGCAGCCGCCGCCTCAGCATCGAGCGGCAGCAAGAAGAAGTCCGCGCCCAAAAAGCGCGCCGCATCCCGTAAGAAAGCCAACGCATAA
- the rplW gene encoding 50S ribosomal protein L23 has product MLARDVIIAPLITEKSMSGTVSQQYSFEVHPHATKTQIRKAVEEIFGVTVRKVNTIAVGGKHKSFARRGVRTEGRTANWKKAIITIAPGQKIELGGVNYFEQ; this is encoded by the coding sequence ATGCTCGCAAGAGACGTCATCATCGCGCCGCTCATCACCGAAAAATCGATGTCGGGGACGGTGTCGCAACAATATTCCTTTGAAGTGCATCCGCACGCAACCAAGACGCAGATCCGCAAAGCCGTTGAGGAGATCTTCGGCGTGACCGTTCGCAAGGTGAACACGATCGCGGTCGGCGGCAAGCACAAGTCGTTCGCGCGCCGCGGCGTGCGGACCGAAGGCCGTACAGCCAATTGGAAAAAGGCCATCATCACTATCGCGCCCGGACAAAAAATAGAGCTGGGCGGCGTCAACTACTTCGAGCAATAG
- a CDS encoding ATP-binding protein, translating to MFELELDACDAKAGRRARTALVAYLAREATGKTAPDGVVETIFTELVANVCKHAGHWAKTSVTWRSDGKPVLVVQDKGPGFDISLWQQPGEFSEGGRGLLIASALAEDFSVHPEILGKGCCIEAVLPASRLSPDEAA from the coding sequence ATGTTCGAGCTGGAATTGGATGCCTGCGATGCCAAGGCCGGGCGGCGAGCCCGGACTGCCCTGGTTGCGTACCTTGCGCGTGAGGCGACCGGTAAGACGGCGCCCGACGGCGTCGTCGAGACGATCTTTACCGAGCTGGTTGCGAACGTTTGCAAGCATGCCGGCCACTGGGCTAAAACCTCGGTGACCTGGCGAAGCGACGGCAAGCCGGTGCTCGTCGTCCAGGATAAGGGCCCGGGCTTCGATATCTCCTTGTGGCAACAACCGGGCGAATTCTCGGAAGGCGGACGCGGGCTGCTCATCGCGAGCGCCTTGGCCGAGGACTTTTCCGTGCATCCGGAGATCCTCGGCAAAGGATGCTGCATCGAGGCCGTTCTTCCAGCCAGCCGGCTATCGCCGGACGAAGCCGCCTGA
- the rplB gene encoding 50S ribosomal protein L2 gives MPVKKFKPTSPARRFKTVLDFSDLSKKDPERSLIEVRKKNSGRNFNGHITTRHRGGGTRRQYRIIDFKRAKDAIPAKVAAIEYDPNRSAHIALLNYRDGEKRYILAPAGIKVGDVVESGPKADIKIGNALPLANIPEGTVVHNVELRPGQGGKLVRTAGGAAQLMAKEGEYAQVRMPSGEVRKIAMLCRATIGQLGNVEHENEIIGSAGRQRHRGKRPHVRGIAMNPVDHPHGGGEARSTSGRPPTTPWGQMTMGKKTRRNKRTNKMIVRRRSK, from the coding sequence ATGCCAGTTAAGAAATTCAAGCCGACCAGCCCCGCGCGACGCTTCAAGACCGTACTCGATTTTTCGGATCTCAGCAAGAAAGATCCGGAGCGTTCGCTGATCGAGGTTCGCAAGAAGAACTCGGGCCGCAACTTCAACGGTCACATAACCACGCGTCATCGAGGCGGCGGAACGCGCCGTCAGTACCGCATCATCGACTTCAAGCGCGCGAAGGACGCGATCCCGGCCAAAGTTGCCGCGATCGAATACGATCCGAACCGCTCGGCGCACATCGCGCTCTTGAACTACCGTGATGGCGAGAAGCGCTACATCTTAGCGCCGGCCGGAATCAAAGTCGGCGATGTCGTCGAGTCGGGTCCGAAGGCGGACATCAAGATCGGCAATGCGCTTCCGCTTGCGAACATTCCGGAAGGCACGGTCGTGCACAACGTCGAGCTGCGGCCCGGACAGGGCGGCAAGCTGGTGCGTACCGCCGGTGGCGCTGCACAGCTGATGGCAAAGGAAGGCGAGTACGCGCAGGTGCGCATGCCGTCGGGTGAAGTCCGCAAGATTGCCATGCTTTGCCGTGCGACGATCGGTCAGCTCGGCAATGTCGAGCACGAAAACGAGATCATCGGCTCCGCCGGCCGTCAGCGGCACCGTGGAAAACGTCCGCACGTGCGCGGCATCGCAATGAATCCCGTCGACCATCCACATGGTGGCGGTGAAGCGCGCTCGACGTCGGGCCGTCCGCCGACGACGCCTTGGGGCCAGATGACGATGGGCAAAAAGACGCGCCGCAACAAGCGCACCAACAAGATGATCGTTCGGAGGCGGAGCAAGTAG
- the rpsS gene encoding 30S ribosomal protein S19, producing MSRSLKKGPYVADHLVAKVEKLNAAREKRVIRTWSRASTIIPTMVGHTISVHNGKTHIPVFVTENMVGHKLGEFAPTRIFRAHGGAGEKTAVKP from the coding sequence GTGAGTCGTTCTCTAAAGAAGGGTCCGTACGTTGCGGACCACTTGGTTGCGAAGGTCGAGAAGCTGAATGCGGCTCGCGAGAAGCGCGTGATTCGCACTTGGTCGCGAGCTTCGACGATCATTCCAACGATGGTCGGCCATACGATCTCCGTCCACAACGGAAAGACGCACATTCCGGTGTTCGTCACCGAGAACATGGTCGGACACAAGCTGGGCGAGTTTGCGCCGACGCGTATCTTCCGCGCGCACGGTGGTGCCGGTGAGAAAACCGCGGTGAAGCCATGA